Proteins from one Chitinophaga oryzae genomic window:
- a CDS encoding MBL fold metallo-hydrolase, which yields MSLFITSLNSGSNGNCYYIGNSQEAVLIDAGISCRETEKRMARLGLSMTKVKAVFISHEHSDHIRGVTVLAKKHQLPVYITQSTLAGGNLALQRVMPFLAYQPVQVGGLTVTAFPKHHDAVEPHSFMVSGNQVNIGIFTDIGAPCEHVLSHFRQCHAAFLEANYDEQMLEQGRYPYYLKNRIRGGKGHLSNRQALEIFTQYRPSFMTHLLLSHLSQDNNNPHLVQQLFDQHANGTQIIVASRHAETAVFRIEATSFAENAATAPL from the coding sequence ATGTCACTTTTTATTACGTCATTGAACTCGGGGAGTAACGGGAACTGTTATTATATCGGTAACAGTCAGGAAGCAGTGTTGATTGATGCAGGTATCTCCTGCCGGGAAACGGAAAAGCGGATGGCACGCCTCGGGCTGTCGATGACGAAAGTGAAAGCTGTTTTCATTTCCCACGAACATTCAGACCATATCAGGGGGGTAACGGTATTAGCCAAAAAACATCAGTTACCGGTGTATATCACCCAGAGCACACTGGCCGGCGGCAACCTCGCCCTGCAAAGGGTCATGCCGTTTTTGGCCTATCAGCCGGTACAGGTAGGCGGCCTTACTGTCACCGCCTTTCCCAAGCACCATGATGCCGTAGAGCCGCATAGTTTCATGGTATCCGGCAACCAGGTCAACATCGGCATCTTTACGGATATCGGCGCTCCCTGCGAGCATGTGCTCAGTCATTTCCGGCAATGCCACGCCGCCTTTCTTGAAGCCAATTACGATGAACAGATGCTGGAGCAGGGCCGTTATCCCTACTACCTCAAGAACCGTATCCGCGGCGGCAAAGGGCACCTGTCCAACCGGCAGGCGCTGGAGATTTTCACGCAGTACCGCCCTTCATTCATGACACACCTCCTGCTCTCCCACCTGTCGCAGGACAACAACAATCCTCACCTGGTACAGCAACTGTTTGACCAGCACGCCAACGGCACGCAGATCATCGTCGCTTCCCGCCACGCGGAAACAGCCGTGTTCCGGATAGAAGCTACCAGCTTTGCGGAAAATGCTGCAACAGCCCCGCTATAA
- a CDS encoding PA2169 family four-helix-bundle protein, giving the protein MNTNTATVETLNDLIGINNDRISGYEKALKDIKGKDADLQELFTHMIDESRTMRNALGKEVQGLGGEMETGKTTGGKLYHAWMELKSVFTGHDRHAILSDCETEEDAAMRAYTQALQEDHLPAYLREMLTQQRSTLKTEHDRIKKMRDAQA; this is encoded by the coding sequence ATGAACACAAACACAGCCACCGTAGAAACACTCAACGATCTCATCGGGATCAACAATGACCGTATTTCCGGGTATGAAAAAGCGCTGAAGGACATCAAAGGCAAAGACGCCGACCTGCAGGAGCTTTTCACGCATATGATCGATGAAAGCCGTACCATGCGCAATGCATTGGGCAAAGAAGTACAGGGACTGGGCGGCGAGATGGAAACAGGCAAGACCACCGGCGGAAAGTTATACCACGCATGGATGGAGCTGAAGAGCGTCTTCACCGGTCATGACCGTCATGCGATCCTTTCCGACTGTGAGACGGAGGAAGATGCCGCCATGCGCGCCTACACGCAGGCATTACAGGAAGACCACCTGCCGGCTTATCTGCGTGAAATGCTCACACAGCAGCGGTCTACCCTAAAAACGGAACATGACAGGATAAAAAAGATGCGTGACGCACAGGCGTAA